In candidate division WOR-3 bacterium, the sequence AAAACCCCTCCCAGGCTTCGTTGAGCCAAGGTCGGGAATAGGGCTTTGGCCCCAATTTCAATCCGCTGACATAAACCGGCAGGACCGGCACCCCGGCACGTACAGCCAGCCAGGCGGTGCCGTTGTGAATATGGTCAATCCCGCCCCTCCGATTTAACTCTCCTTCTGGATAAACCCCGATAGTGGCACCCTGCTTTAAGAGGGCGATGCTTTTGCGCAGGGTGGCAACATTGTCCGGACAAACAGCATTCACAACCGGCATCGTATCGCAGAGGTTCTTCATCCAGAAGCCGACAAAGCGCGAATGAAACCACCGTGCCCAGGTAAGAAAGAAGATTCTGGTTTTGAGTGCAATCTGAATCACGATGGAGTCGGCGCCGGTGAGATGGTTGGCGGCAACGATAAACCCACTGCGCATCGGCAGCGCAATCCGCTCCCAGCCAA encodes:
- a CDS encoding lysophospholipid acyltransferase family protein, encoding MNGKRVFWAKIKALLLKIYGLLIRVRVVGWERIALPMRSGFIVAANHLTGADSIVIQIALKTRIFFLTWARWFHSRFVGFWMKNLCDTMPVVNAVCPDNVATLRKSIALLKQGATIGVYPEGELNRRGGIDHIHNGTAWLAVRAGVPVLPVYVSGLKLGPKPYSRPWLNEAWEGFFSVVGNLLNRNIVVVIGEPVFPPRQPPRSGKELKQEIERINQELVHQFQLLQSPSHRTHFPCAH